One genomic window of Paenibacillus xylanilyticus includes the following:
- a CDS encoding DMT family transporter: MNEIQGMEKPHRLTDPRVVTLIASLCCLLWGSAFPSIKLGYIAFNIMPEDMGSKFVFAGYRFILAGLLLLILYRLIGKRKFALSGRQWTSLSMLGVMQTGLQYMFFYIGVSNTTGVKGSIVNATATFFSVVLAHFLYQNDKLSNKKVIGCVLGFIGVIIVNFNTDLLSFSVSFTGEGFVMAAAFIFSITAIYAKHLTSSMDVLVVTGFSLFVGGLTLALLGLLLGGQVTHFTLESTSNLIYLVLLSSTAFCLWNMLLKYNKVGKVSVYNFLIPVFGALLSAVFLGESIMELKNLIALLFVSIGIYIVNRASSA, encoded by the coding sequence GTGAATGAGATTCAAGGAATGGAGAAACCGCACAGATTAACCGATCCACGGGTTGTAACCTTAATCGCAAGCCTGTGCTGCTTGCTATGGGGAAGTGCTTTCCCATCGATTAAACTAGGGTATATCGCTTTTAACATCATGCCAGAAGATATGGGTTCCAAGTTTGTATTTGCAGGGTATCGATTTATACTCGCAGGCTTGCTGCTTCTGATCCTATACCGACTGATTGGAAAACGGAAGTTCGCTCTATCTGGACGGCAATGGACCAGTCTCTCTATGCTGGGAGTCATGCAAACAGGCCTTCAGTATATGTTTTTTTACATAGGTGTATCCAACACGACTGGTGTTAAAGGCTCCATTGTGAACGCAACAGCTACCTTTTTCAGTGTGGTGCTGGCCCATTTCCTGTATCAAAATGACAAGCTAAGCAATAAAAAAGTGATTGGCTGCGTGCTGGGCTTTATCGGTGTCATCATTGTGAATTTCAATACCGATCTCCTCTCATTTTCCGTTTCGTTTACAGGTGAAGGCTTCGTCATGGCAGCTGCTTTCATATTTTCCATTACGGCCATCTACGCGAAGCATTTAACCTCTTCCATGGATGTATTGGTCGTGACGGGTTTCAGCCTGTTTGTCGGCGGATTGACGCTGGCTCTGCTCGGTCTGCTGCTCGGCGGACAGGTTACACATTTCACCCTGGAATCCACCAGTAACTTAATTTATCTGGTACTACTGTCATCGACGGCATTTTGTTTATGGAATATGCTTCTTAAATACAACAAAGTAGGCAAAGTGTCTGTCTACAACTTCCTTATCCCCGTGTTTGGCGCATTGCTATCAGCTGTATTTTTGGGCGAAAGCATTATGGAACTGAAAAATCTGATTGCCCTCCTGTTCGTGTCGATCGGCATTTACATCGTGAATCGAGCAAGCTCTGCCTAG
- a CDS encoding beta-glucosidase family protein, whose amino-acid sequence MDKSINELLHAMTLAEKASLCAGLNMWMTKGIERLNIPPVHMYDGTNGIRKTNSDEEMGITTENVPATCYPTGSAIGSSWNTELLHEVGVALGRESKAMDVELLLGPGVNMKRTPLGGRNFEYYSEDPCLTGELGAAFINGIQSEGVGASVKHFAGNNQEFEKMVTSSEIDERTLREIYLSAFERIIKKSDPWTVMCSYNLLNGTYTSENEHLLHDILREEWSYEGVVLSDWTAVNDRIRGLKAGLDLEMPGPAHYNAKAIIEAIQNGSLSEEQLDRSVGRILKLVERVTGNKGEGTSEDADYHALARKAAAESIVLLKNENAILPLQPESLGSIAVIGRFAKKPRIQGAGSAKVTPTRVDIPWDEIKNLAGENITMGYSEGYPEDDSIHDELIQESVTLAKNSDVAVLFVGQPEYAESEMRDLQGIDLPEHQVKLIMAVAAVQPKCIVVTSSGTALAMRPWVQHVPGVIHSWLSGQGMGKVVADVLFGQTNPSGKLSETFPVKLSDNPSHMRIRGENGKLYYREGLFVGYRYYDRKELAPQFPFGHGLSYTSFSYSDLEVAQTNTGVTVSFQLKNTGKRKGKEVVQLYVHDEKCTWTRPEKELKAFVKIELEPGEKRKITFDLEERDFSYYNTKYNRWVAETGYFQISLGSSSKDIRITERLHCDFGKEEITFHKFSLLSEWMSDPAAKGELEKCLNDMNEHVTDKVYLNEEFVGFWEDFPMIKVFQMFGQQWMNERSPDEVIHELIARVNQARK is encoded by the coding sequence ATGGATAAATCGATTAATGAATTGCTGCACGCAATGACACTTGCCGAGAAAGCTTCACTCTGCGCGGGATTAAATATGTGGATGACGAAGGGAATCGAGCGGTTGAACATTCCGCCAGTTCATATGTACGACGGAACCAATGGGATCCGTAAAACGAACAGCGATGAGGAAATGGGCATCACAACGGAAAATGTACCTGCAACCTGTTACCCTACGGGTTCGGCCATCGGTTCTTCGTGGAACACGGAATTGCTGCATGAGGTCGGAGTGGCTCTAGGACGGGAATCGAAAGCCATGGATGTAGAGCTGCTGCTTGGTCCGGGTGTCAATATGAAAAGAACACCGCTTGGCGGTAGAAATTTCGAATACTATTCGGAAGACCCGTGCTTGACGGGAGAACTTGGCGCAGCGTTCATTAATGGGATTCAAAGTGAAGGTGTAGGTGCTTCTGTCAAACACTTTGCGGGAAATAATCAGGAGTTTGAGAAAATGGTGACCAGTTCGGAAATCGATGAGCGGACACTGCGCGAAATTTACCTGAGCGCCTTTGAACGAATTATTAAGAAATCCGATCCTTGGACGGTCATGTGCTCTTATAACTTATTGAATGGAACGTACACGAGTGAGAACGAGCATTTGCTGCATGACATTTTGAGAGAAGAATGGAGTTATGAAGGCGTTGTGCTATCCGACTGGACAGCTGTCAATGATCGCATCCGCGGACTGAAGGCTGGACTTGATCTGGAGATGCCAGGTCCTGCTCATTACAATGCCAAAGCCATCATTGAGGCGATTCAGAACGGAAGCCTTTCCGAGGAACAATTGGATCGAAGCGTGGGTCGCATTTTGAAGCTGGTCGAACGGGTAACGGGCAACAAAGGCGAGGGGACTTCTGAAGATGCGGATTACCATGCACTTGCTCGTAAAGCGGCAGCCGAAAGTATTGTGCTTCTGAAAAATGAAAACGCGATTCTTCCGCTGCAGCCGGAATCATTGGGGTCCATTGCGGTAATTGGGCGCTTTGCCAAGAAGCCTCGAATTCAGGGGGCAGGCAGTGCGAAGGTAACGCCGACAAGAGTCGACATTCCGTGGGACGAGATAAAGAATCTGGCCGGCGAGAATATTACGATGGGATATTCAGAAGGATACCCGGAGGATGACTCCATTCACGATGAGTTAATTCAGGAGAGCGTCACATTAGCCAAGAATTCCGATGTTGCTGTACTGTTTGTTGGCCAGCCGGAATATGCCGAATCGGAGATGCGTGATCTGCAAGGCATTGACCTTCCCGAGCATCAAGTGAAATTGATTATGGCGGTAGCCGCGGTTCAGCCCAAGTGCATAGTCGTAACCAGCAGCGGCACCGCACTCGCCATGCGTCCATGGGTACAGCATGTGCCTGGTGTGATTCACTCGTGGTTGTCGGGTCAAGGCATGGGTAAAGTGGTTGCAGATGTATTATTCGGACAAACGAATCCATCGGGTAAGCTGTCGGAGACCTTCCCTGTGAAGCTATCGGACAACCCGTCCCATATGCGAATTCGCGGAGAGAATGGTAAGCTGTATTATCGTGAAGGTCTTTTTGTAGGATATCGATACTATGACCGGAAAGAACTGGCTCCTCAATTCCCGTTTGGGCATGGATTGTCCTATACATCGTTCTCATATTCGGATCTGGAAGTGGCTCAGACGAATACTGGCGTCACTGTTTCTTTCCAATTAAAAAACACAGGTAAGCGCAAAGGGAAAGAAGTTGTTCAATTGTACGTACACGATGAAAAGTGCACATGGACTCGTCCGGAGAAAGAGTTGAAAGCCTTTGTCAAAATCGAACTGGAGCCTGGTGAGAAACGCAAGATTACCTTTGATCTGGAAGAGAGAGATTTTTCGTACTATAACACCAAGTATAACCGCTGGGTAGCAGAGACCGGATACTTCCAAATTTCGCTGGGCAGCTCGTCCAAAGACATCCGAATCACGGAACGTCTCCATTGTGACTTCGGGAAAGAAGAGATTACGTTTCACAAATTCAGCCTTCTGAGCGAATGGATGAGTGATCCGGCAGCAAAAGGGGAATTGGAAAAATGTCTGAATGACATGAACGAGCATGTGACAGATAAGGTATATCTTAATGAGGAATTTGTGGGATTTTGGGAAGACTTCCCGATGATCAAAGTATTCCAAATGTTCGGTCAACAATGGATGAATGAGCGTTCACCTGATGAGGTTATTCATGAACTTATTGCCAGGGTTAACCAGGCACGAAAATAA